The Lolium rigidum isolate FL_2022 chromosome 1, APGP_CSIRO_Lrig_0.1, whole genome shotgun sequence region tggttagggttggtggagtccaaccggtactccaccttccatggtgatttcttccggaaagttctagaacattctagcgccttccataaatgcaccggatcatttccaaacttggaaagtgacttcctatatatgaatcttatactccggaccattccggacctcctcgtgatgtcctggatcccatccgagactccgaacaaatattttaactccattccatattccatatctacttaaaacgacatcaaaccttaagtgtgtcaccctacggttcgtgaactatgcagacatggtcgagactcctctctgaccaataagcaatagcgggatctggagatccataatgactcccacacattcaactataacatagtgatcgattgaaccatttacatacgataccgattccctttgtcacacgatattttacttgtccgaggtttgatcatcggtatctccataccttgttcaacctcgtctccgacaagtactctttaatcgtaccgtggcatatcatctcttgtgaaccagtcacatgcttgcaagctaatcagacgatattccaccgagagggcccagagtatatctatccgtcatcgggatggacaaatcccactcttgatccatatgcttcaactcatactttacgaatacttggcgtttgatgtaatcaaagtacccttccggtataagtgatttacatgatctcatggtcgaaggactaggtaactatgtatcgaaagcttatagcaatttgaacttaatgatgtgatcttatgctacgcttatttgggtgtgtgtccattatatcattcatctaatgacataaccttgttattaataacatccaatgttcatgatcacgaaaccatgatcatctattaatcaacaagctagttatataagaggcttactagggactccttgttgtttacataacacacatgtatcaatgtttcggttaataaaattatagcatggtatgcaaacatttatcataaactcaaagatatattataataaccaatttattattgcctcttgggcatatctccaacaatttgttactaaatatcttgtggatggttttattattgtggatgagtcactatataatTTTTGATTGGATTTTATATCATAATATTGGTtaaaggtcaaggttgaaggttattcctcaattttggatagttggtgtttgatttcaccaaggcatgatcatatgagtttcaaaatactcatggttagttttattcaaatagtttgaactataattcgtaatgtaaatggatttagttttatgatattccatagattcaatagttatgatttaaataagaatgtgtggcctttatgcactttagaccctgtgatttaccttatttattaataagtttagaagtgaattaaattacacacaaaggtagttgctaacttttaagtgttaataagttagggtttgatttttaaagaatgtgttgttgtaaggaataccatgttgagatcttttataagatcttgtaattgACCCTAACTTAAGATgttatttgttgtaaaactaattctatttgatctagcccatagatcaaatcatctctacccaaaacaaggttttagcaaagatcacagtgaactttatagcgcttgacttgatgatctacttcaattccagcaagtcaagtaaaacttcagttactgtggtaaggtttatttgaaagcgcgaaaatttcccggattttctatacatgaatgcaatgcactttggtgttctctcattttatagctctaaacctgggatattacaaaccgGTTCCACATAGTACATAGTAGAATTCAATTAAACTTACAAGTACATCGTGCCGAAGTTCTGTACTAGGACATGGATACTCAAACTAAACACGGTACTAGAAGATACAACATCGCACACATAAATAGACAACATGTATTGAATCATATATAGGAAATTGGTTCTTCTCCATCGAGACCAGCAAGAATAACCACCTACGATCTCGTTGGCGCATGCGGGCACGTCAGCTCGTGTTCGAAGTATTCGAGCTGAAATCCtttatttaatttattttttagtCCCTTTAATTGACATAGATACAAATACTTTACTAGGATGATGCACAAGAAAAGGTCAGGATAGCTCAGTTGGTAGAGCAGAGGACTAAAAATCCAAATCGCCGCTCATGTCGCAACCATCGTTGCTGCATTTTACATTAAGCTCGGAGGTAAATCTTTCAAGCGCAAAACATGAGGGCTCCGGTATGGGAGCAACATCCCCAAATAAAGGATGCTCTGCCGACGATCCCCATACGGTAGTGCCGGTGCCCCTGTCGATGGAGAGCCGGTGGAGATGCTGTAAGGGGCTGTCTGGTTCAGAGGATAAGTTTAGGGGATGAGGGTATCCCCAACCACCTGGTTAGGGATAGCCATTTTTCTTGTTTGGTTATGTAAAATGAGAGGTGGTTAGCGGTAGCCATTTTTTTGTTTGGTTGAAAGGGTAAGGAGTGGTTGAGTGGTTGTGGTGACCTATTAGATTGAGATGGTGAGATTACCCCTTAGTATGAAATAAATCACATTCCATAAATTTCTTGAAAAGACAAATACATAATGAGTTGTAGAACCGATCTATGTCTAAACTGTTGCAAATGTAAAATTCAGTAGAATCAATACTGGGTGCAGCCACTGTCTTAACTCTAAACGGACGCGGTCTACATAAATATGAGTATAATTCAAAGTAATAAGGGAAATCATAACTGTTAAGTTTCAGCCAGGGCAGCTAGCAGCAACAATATTCACCAAAATTCAGGAAACCACCACCCTTGGCGCCACACCACCCACCCTTCCTCCCCTTTCCCTGCTCCTCCATTTCTTCCGCCATGCTAGACCCTAGCTCCCTTCCTATGCTGCTCCGCATCCGTTGACAGGCCCGAGCTCCAGGCCCCCAAATCCCTCCCCGTccaatttctctctctctctatcaccAGGAAAAATCGTAATTAGAGCCAGCAAGTGGATCGATTTGAAGACCTCGCGGAAGTCGCTCCCGCTTCACCGCCCTCCATCGTCCTCGGGCCGGCCTCAGTCGCCCTCGATCTGCCGCCTTCGACCTCGATATGGTGCCGCTGCcggcatcttcaagagagatagaGAGATGTTTTGTTAGAAGGGAGGAGGTGAACGAGACAAAAAGACGATTCGGGTGCGGGAACTCGCGAGCCAGAAGTGGTTGCCCTCATCCAGCAGATTTGGTGGGATGAGCTCAACCCCTATTTTGGCCGAATATTCCTAGAATCTGGATATCCCTGCCACTCTCACTCTCTAAACCAAACGCATGTCAACCAGTTTTTCAGTGGCTACCACTATCCACTTGAGGATATCCTCTGAACCAAACAGCCCCTAAGAGACCCAGGAGGGCGGTGGCAGTCCCGCTTCAAACTCGCAGCAAGCAGAAAAACCGGAACTCCGGTACTTTATAGAAAACACCCCCGAGAAGGAGAAAACAGGAAAGCGAGGAGCAGTTGACGTCCTTCCAGATAAACTAGATGGACCTCGCGCGTCTTGTCACGCCGTTCTTTGTTGCAATCGTTTAACTTTTTCCATGTCATTCTCTGCATTCATTTCTTTTAACAATAGCTCATCTTAACTATTCAACCTCATAAAATTCTTGACAGATGGTGCTACATGGTGCCTGGCTATGCTTCTTGCGATGTCCAAGAGAACACAGCTTTCATCATTACTGATCCATTGAAGTTGGCTTCCTCCCACACTATGAGGTCTTCTCCTGGTTGAAGATACCAACTTTGTTTCTACACTGCATCGCTAGCAACTTCCATAGGAAGATTAAAGAGTCAGAGACGCACACCCTCATGGAGTGGAAAAAACTCACGTACCTCGACGATGGGTGGGCACACTTCTCAAATTCGCTTGGGTGCACAACCTGGAAGAAGGCGACACCATTATTCTTTCCTTCCTCGATGAATCCACATGGGAAATGACCATATTTGGCGCAGAGACATGCGAGAAAGCACCATAGAATTACATGCATCTCAAAAGCCACATTCTACTTGAGTACAAATTTATGCAGGGCACACCGACACCATTGAGTTCAACACTACTGATCAGATCTTTCATAGTACAAAGTGTAGTTTTTTTGCACAAATTGCTACGATGTATTCATTACAGTTTACTAATGTATATGAATTGCCCGAACTAACTTTGTTTACTTTAAAATCAGTTCTACTACTGACCCGCTTATGTTAGAATACACTTTTTTTAACCTCATACGAACTTAACCTTGTATAATGTAGCCAAGAAGAATATCAACAACATTTAATTAATATGCTACAATGCGGCCAATGCTGGGTTAAATCCATCTCCAATTATATAAGACAAAAGAGTGAAAACAAAAGTTCAGGAAACACACTATTCTTGTTTTCAACTTCCAATCAGCGAGAAAATCAACCATAAAACTAAAACATACAAATAGTGTAGTCAGTAGGCATCAACTTTGTTAGCTTATGAACATGCATATATTTCACCAAATGCTAGGAGCCTGCAACAACTaattacatccgaatttagacgaTATAAAAATGCATAAACACAGAAGTTAGCTAGAATTAGGTTTGATAGCTTTTAAGGGTGCATATATTCGATCAAATGTCAGGAGCCTACAATAATTAATTGGTTCACAACTTCAGATGATATCTTGTGGTCTTAAGGAAAAAAGATGTAAATGCTAAGTGAGTGAGCCAGTGAGGGGAAAACAAAGGAGCGGGCATAGGTGGGCGAGTCCGGCCAGAGGAAGCAATGAAGTGGAGGAGGGGGGTCAGCAGTGCATACACAATACTTAGTTTTTCTCAGATTCTGACGGTGCAAATATGAAAAATAAGAGATCAAATGGTAATATGATCATATTGGGATTTATGTAAGGACATGTCATAAACAAAGATCTTACAAAAAAAAACAATGAAAACATGTAGAGCAAAGCAAGATATGCAACTACACCCTTTTATTAACTCCTTTTTAGATTTTGTTTATCCCATTCTTTTGGTTTTTGGGGACTACCCTGCACATATGTAATGATGTAATTGCACCATATGTTCTGAGGAAATGAAAAGACAGTAGGAGCCTTTTCTACTATCagaagcttcaaaaaaaaaatcaagatatGCAACTAATGTATCATGCTATTGACTTGTTTTCTGTGCATCACACAACATGATGAGAACTTAGTGAAGCGGTAAAAGTGTAGTTTCACTTGCATGGGGATATTTCAACTTTCAAGAAGAAAAAGAATTTCAGAATTGAAGAGCAAACCTTAGTCATAATCTTGCAGGCAAGATTAGCTTTTACAACGTCAGTACTCTGGATCAGTTCAATGCCTGCACAAATAGACATAATCATGTCAATTTCAGTACTACAACAAAATTGTTATGAGGGAAACACCATGGATTTTAAACAAACAGATAGGCTCCAGGCATGTTTATCTGCCCAATTAAAACCTTAGAAAGTATCCCGAAACTGGAAAACACACTTGAAATGATTAAATAATAATACCATCATGCCTATCCCACCAGAGTAAACTAATCTAATGTTTTAGCTATCATGCAATAGCTGAAGCTCACAAGCACCTCGAGAACATAATATGCCTCTCTCATATACAATCGTGAGATTAAACGTAACATGCCTCTCTCATATACAATCCTCAGACTAAACGGCAGGGCGTGCTGTTACACGCACACACATATTTCCAAGCACTCCCCACACTGAAGTAGCTAAATGACAATAGAAATCAACAACCAACAAAAAAAGAACTATCCCCAATCCTAACCGGAAACAAAATCGCAGAGAATAATGCACACAAACCCCTCCCAACCCAGATGCAAGCCACCCAAGAACCTACCTGCTTTTCATGAACACGCCGCATATACAACCGACAATGTGAGACACCAACAAATAGGACAAAAGCACAACAGACACGGCAGGCCGAGACGTGGACACATAAGGTGTAAGATGATTAAGCGCGAACAAGAGATCACTGCAAGAGTCCATGATCCGTCATCACTACTTACTCGACCACCTATTTTATCTCCATCCACACATTTGATGCATCTCTAAACGCTAATGAAAAAGGTGCTCTACAAAAACAAATCCACAATGATAGAATGCACAACAGAATTTAAGAAAAAAAATGCCTCATTAGCATAGGGTAAATAAGCTGAAAGCTCTATAGAAGATTAGATCCCTCCGGGCACACAAGTTCAATACATATCTTCGAGGCAACTACCTAAGCACACATTTAGCACTTGGAGGATATAGAGAAATTATGTATATAAGTAAACTCTTGGAGTTGAATAAATTATAATTAAGAAATATTAGACAAATACAAGTTTCAGTATTTATTCCCATAGGAGTTTGTTTGCTTCTCCGCCTTAACAGCTCCATCCTTGACAAATTTATCTGCATGTGCTCAATGACTTTATTTGCACTGAGCTGCAATGTAGTCAGTACACATTACCTTCCCTGCTAACAAAATCATGGAACTTTGAACACAAAAAAGAAGCTATTGTCTACTATTCTAATAAATCATGTACCAGGTAATAatcctccatttcaaaaaaagaaGTTTAAAGATAATATCAAACTCCACATAATCCGAAGCTCTTCGAAACAGCTTCATGATTCTTTGTTCTAATAGAATAAGAGAATTTATACTTTTGTGGGGCATAGCATATTATGAATAGGCAAGCAGAAGTTACATGACATGTAGCACATTTACCATCCTGGTAGTTGATAGTTCATCACCTCAACATACAGCATAAAAGTTCCCTAGGTCAAGCAAACATTGCGTAAAGCTCACAACAGCATAGAAGATCCAAGAAACATGAAACAATGCAAGAACGGAATGTACTTAATAGGTTAAAAAATATTCTTCAGGTCACTTTCTTGCAAATATATGTCCCCAGGCAAGCGAAAATGCACATTACAAAAAATTATTTGGGATCAATTTGTTGCAAATTTACACCATGATGAAGTACACAAAAAAAGATATTAATGGCCGATCAAATTTACATCCGGACGCTAAGCAAATAGTTCAACATCGTACATCCATGTCAGAATCAAAGAAAGTCATGTTTATCACTCAGTAACAAGAACCAATAGAATATTCAGTACCAAATCAAATATGGCAATGTTCACCAACCAAACCACACAACACATAGCCATGGCATGGCCATTGGAAGAATCACCTAATCACACCACAATCCTAGGACCAAATTCCCCTTCCAACCAAAAACTGCACCAAGCATATGTAGCATTACCATGAAGCATCCAATCACCACAGCACCACAACGGATCAAATGCTTGGCTTTAACTGAACTTGTTCTTCAGTTAAGATGAGTCCAACCAGGAATGCTTAACTGAACTTGTTCTTCAGTTAAGATGAGTCCAGATATTCGCAATTCAGATAGTTCTCATGGTTGCACGCACATGCACCAGTTCCCAAGCAACACAAAATAGGTTTGTTGGTCACATCGCACTCACTACAGCGGCGCGAATTTCAAAGGCAACAAATGTATACATGCATAGTCAGTCAAACAGGGGGGAGGCACATAATAAGTGTCACACTCACCCGGCCATGCCCAGATGCCCTCCTACACGGTGAAGTTCATGACGCCTCTCCTCTTCCCGGGACGCGGCCTGTCCAACTTCTGGTGACGCTCCAAGCCCGTCTGTGGTACCGTGCATTCCAGCATCAGCTCCAGCTCCGTCGGGCATCAACCTTCGCCACCGCAGCGGCTGCCAGGAGCTGCATGGCAGCGATTGCCGGAGGTTGATTTGGGGGGCGAATGAATCGGTGGACAACAGGGCAGCGGCCCGCAAGAGATTGAGCAAGCGGCCTTCATGGATGAAGACCCTCGGACCCCAACGCCAGCGCAGCCGGCAGCAGCGGTGGTGGCCGAGCTTGATTTGGCGGCGACTACATCTGCTGACACCGATCTAGGCCAGGCCCAGATTGCCGCATAGCCTGTCCGACGATGTGTTAGAAGCGGGCACCGGTGAGCAGCGTGGAAGGAAAGCATTGCCAGGGGATGGAGGTCGGCGGAGTCGGCCGGCGCTGATTTTGTCCTATAACCTCAGAGCCGGCAGTGGAGGTGTGAGGGAGAAAACAAAAATACAAAGAAGGGTTGTGGTGTGTCTGTAGCTGCTCAACTGGATGTCGTGGTAGTTTTTTCTTCCTACTCTCTCTGTGAACCGACTAACTGTACAATGACGGTTTCTAGAAACGCTGCAACACACAATCTGAAACAAATTGTAAAACACGCGGTGACATGCGATTCGCTTAGGCTGAGGAGCAACCACAGGCCCTcaaaaccctgggagcttagagctcttaggGATTGTCTCCCGTGTCCATCGGTAGTGAAACCCTAGAATCGAATCGAATTCGAggcgagggggcggcggcggaggcggaggcggaggcgaaaaGGAAATCTAGGAGGAGGCGAAGGAAGAAGAGGCAATCATGTCCCTCCGGCGGTCCGTCGGTTTCATCCTCACACGGACGTTCTCGCCAAGCGCGACCCCAAGGACGGCTCCTGCACGCTCTCTCCACTCCTTGGTGAGTTTCCTCCGTGTTTCTTTTACTCGGATCTGCAACTCCAGGCTCCTCCCTCATGTTTCTCATCCCGATCGATACAGAGGGATCTCCCCATCGCCGATGGCCTTCCTGGTGCTGCTGGTGTGGCCGCGGCTGCGTTGGCTGGTGGTGGAACGTTGGCAGTTCAGTATTTCAGGAAAGGCCCAGATGATGATGAGTCAGGTAGATTCCTCGTCGTCTTTTGCTCCGTTTCGTGTCAGGAACCACCAACTCATACCTCTCTTCTCTTGTAGCTGCTCGCAAGAAGGAGGAGGACATGTATGCGAGGTTCCAGGATTGGGCGAAGAAGAATAACAAGACATACAGAGACGAagcggagaaggctgcgcggtTCCAAGTGTTCAAGGAGACCGTTGAGTGGATCGAATCGCAGCCCCCATCTGCCCAGGTGGGGTTGCTTCCAAGGATAAGCTACTTCGCGGACTTCACAGTTAAGGAGCACGAAAGGATGACGCTCGGTCATCACGTAGAGAACAGCAAAGAGTTCCAAGAGGACATGAAGGAATTCTGGGCCAAACAAGAGAAAGGTCTCTTTTTTGCAATTTGTTTATCCttacatatactccctccgactcAGTTTACTAGGTCGCCAATatgacctatataatttaaattacataatgcaaaaattatatcattagaaaatagaacatctatactttctaatgatatattttttataacatataactaatgctaacttgatcaatttGCGACGTAGAGATACGctcacgcctaataaactgtatatatatattgaaactctctctctctatatatatatacacacacacacataatcaTGTATGACTTTACCCTGCTTTGTTTTGGATGTCAAATCGGACATATTGTGGCTGGTATAGGTTTTATGATTTTACCCTGTTTTGGGTGTACACTCACCACTAAATTATTTTGTTCCCTCCCTTCCTCCATGTACTAACACTAGCTTGAACAGACCCTTCTTCCCATGCCAACCTCCATTGGATTGTTCGAGTTTTCCGATGAAATCAGATCTTGTTATATCTATGTTTGGTTCTACCTTAATAGAAGTAAGTGGATGGATGTATGAATTGTTGAGTTTCCAGTAGACTTGATCCATTGGTGATCACTTGACGAAATAGTTAGCAACTAGGTTGATCTTGTCGTTCCAGTCAGTAGCAACTAAGGCTGGACACGAGCCAGCTCGAGCTGGGCTCGGTGCGAGCCTAAGTTTAGCTCGCTCTAAATTGGCTCGGCTCGAGCTGGCTCGTTTGTCTCACGAGCCAGGAAAAGGGGCTCGGCTCGAGTTCGGCTCTGGCTCGGTCCAGCTCGAGCTGGCTCGCCAGGAAAGTATCAGTAACAAGGACAGCCAATATTTGCCTGGACGAGGACGATGCAAATGATTCATACTAGCAGTACAAGGAGCAGTTTTGCATCTTTTGAAGCTTTTAATATCAAATTAAgcatacatatattcatatttgCCCAAAAAAATGCAGAGCATATAAATTTACATAGGGATGAATCAGATCTTGTCCATTCTTTACATAGGGATGAATTATTTGCATCAATTTACTCACCACCGGCGGTGCTGATGGCTTGGACGAGGACGATTTGTCACGACCCGCAGTGGCGATGTGGGCAGGGAGCCGGCAAGGCGCTGGTCTTCTTCTTCACCGCCGGCGCCGGATCTTCATACAAAGAGGAGAGGGCTTTCTGCTTCTTCCAGTCCATGATGTCGTGGACGGTGGGGCGCGGCCACAGCGGGATTTTGCGGCAGAGAAGCCGCGCGGGACGGAGGGGCGGGAGCAGACGGCTAGCCAGCCGGCGGTGGCGACATCAGGGACGGCGGCGCGTTTGGAGCTGTATGCGGTGAGTGGAGAACAACACGATGGAATACTGAGCAGCATCGCATGACCTGCCCCTCGCTCCCTCTCCTCATGGGCCAGAAATCAGCCCAACTCTCCACTTTTAGCCTTCTctgatttccaaaaaaaaaacagcgAGCTTTCGGGCTGGCCCGAGCCGAGCCTGGCGAGCCAAAAGCCCGCGACGGTCCAGTAAAATGGGCTCGGCTCGGTCTGTCTTTTCCACGGGCCGAGCTCAACTCGGGCCGAGCTGCGAAAAACTCGGgccgagccaaaagctcggcccgTACGTCCAGCCTTAGTAGCAACTACCAACTGAATGT contains the following coding sequences:
- the LOC124683177 gene encoding uncharacterized protein LOC124683177, with the translated sequence MSLRRSVGFILTRTFSPSATPRTAPARSLHSLRDLPIADGLPGAAGVAAAALAGGGTLAVQYFRKGPDDDESAARKKEEDMYARFQDWAKKNNKTYRDEAEKAARFQVFKETVEWIESQPPSAQVGLLPRISYFADFTVKEHERMTLGHHVENSKEFQEDMKEFWAKQEKGELLSRRKPAMKQGDMRPKVSA